A region from the Cryptococcus decagattii chromosome 5, complete sequence genome encodes:
- a CDS encoding clampless protein 1, translating into MTTYLSPRVFSNKENSAVPGVVLSDIDAISLSLRTSLSGITLAPKKKSVALGLGRAPKFTYRRHSNKPYNRSTSITRAKKAAVQAKGARPKVIARQSKTKPPPLKLAQGPDAERVRLERLRKAVWNPPVPIPSQVKIPLKLPYPRFPPFEHIDNEDLKGIPVQYIFDRLVPFLPAIATINLTYRIYASIAHPDPKLLNKATLAFAIPEVVDGSKSHWAEKARGREPDLALAVVGITGEGSKGNMIVAVNSLVFAVQCAYWPRLMTTSIPISTPKRPAPSESTVSASLPDIVESEEGDSDTSISSSYSDDDSEVEFVDPPRLPKPVKDDKGFLHLPLVRLPIPSPSTFPIIHRHLHHPSRALIPDLLGLPEHCTTRSQILNAISGLSVQQLMDKLTTMHGVWQNLCSLGFGRLESWAQLGEAWVCVVGVIAGHGLLVAGQEEAAMQRTGRKTAAEDVAWEWVRRQKAKEQQ; encoded by the exons ATGACTACATATCTCTCTCCTCGAGTGTTCTCCAATAAAGAGAACTCTGCAGTACCAGGCGTCGTTCTCAGCGACATTGACGccatctctctttccttgcGTACCTCACTTTCCGGAATTACTCTTGCGCCCAAAAAGAAGTCTGTTGCCCTTGGACTTGGCCGTGCTCCCAAATTCACCTATCGTCGTCATTCTAACAAGCCTTACAACCGATCTACCTCCATCACTCGAGCCAAAAAGGCCGCTGTTCAAGCCAAGGGAGCCAGGCCCAAAGTTATCGCCCGGCAGAGTAAGACCAAGCCTCCGCCTTTAAAGTTGGCTCAAGGACCAGATGCGGAAAGGGTGAGGTTGGAGAGGTTAAGAAAAGCCGTCTGGAACCCTCCTGTCCCGATCCCTAGTCAAGTAAAGATTCCTCTCAAGTTGCCCTATCCTAGATTCCCTCCTTTTGAGCACATTGATAATGAGGATCTGAAGGGAATC CCCGTGCAGTACATCTTTGACCGCCTAgttccttttcttcccgCCATTGCTACCATTAACCTTACCTACCGAATTTATGCTTCCATTGCTCATCCTGACCCCAAACTCTTGAATAAGGCCACCCTCGCTTTCGCCATTCCAGAAGTTGTCGACGGTAGCAAATCGCACTGGGCAGAGAAAGCACGAGGGCGGGAGCCCGATTTGGCACTTGCTGTCGTTGGCATAACTGGAGAAGGGTCGAAGGGTAATATGATCGTTGCAGTCAATAGTCTTGTTTTTGCCGTTCAATGCGCATACTGGCCTCGACTTATGACCACTTCAATACCTATCTCTACCCCCAAACGTCCTGCACCTTCAGAATCAACGGTCTCTGCTTCTCTCCCTGATATCGTTGAGTCTGAAGAGGGTGATTCCGATACTTCTATTTCATCGTCCTACTCTGATGACGATTCAGAGGTCGAGTTCGTTGACCCCCCCAGGCTGCCAAAACCGGTCAAGGACGATAAAGGTTTCCtgcatcttcctcttgttcGACTTCCTATTCCATCTCCCTCAACGTTCCCTATCATCCACCGACATCTCCACCACCCTTCCCGGGCGCTTATTCCCGATCTCCTCGGCCTGCCTGAGCACTGCACCACTCGATCGCAAATCCTCAATGCCATCTCTGGTCTCTCCGTTCAACAATTAATGGACAAGCTCACGACCATGCACGGCGTTTGGCAGAATCTTTGCAGCCTAGGGTTTGGCCGACTGGAGTCTTGGGCGCAGCTGGGAGAGGCATGGGTATGTGTCGTTGGTGTAATCGCCGGTCACGGTCTGCTGGTTGCAGGACAAGAGGAGGCCGCGATGCAGCGTACTGGGCGAAAGACAGCAGCAGAGGATGTTGCATGGGAGTGGGTAAGGCGACAGAAGGCGAAGGAGCAACAGTAA